In a single window of the Neodiprion virginianus isolate iyNeoVirg1 chromosome 1, iyNeoVirg1.1, whole genome shotgun sequence genome:
- the LOC124296690 gene encoding trypsin alpha-3-like: protein MMALKRMVLSVIISLLDVTSSFLEADDLQECISSQRVIGGYCMPITDRPFQALLLVDNHEKCGAVIISERWIITAAHCVYGLSAKQITVAVGSSKIGGIDQLTYAIDTVVLHENFISNEVTMENDIALLRTINAIEYSSRVQPVPLNRVSPQPSDETVVSGFGVTNINKSVTSNYLMAVGGKVIERNACRSLLKNAEPQLVLSNGSFCAGVLNGGKDSCQGDSGGPLTISNVLAGVVSWGFGCGQVMMPGIYTDVSYYFDWILENMNSASVDK, encoded by the exons ATGATGGCACTGAAACGTATGGTTCTATCAGTTATCATTTCGTTACTTGACGTAACGTCGAGCTTCCTCGAAGCCGATGATTTACAGGAGTGTATCAGTTCGCAAAGAGTTATAGGCGGGTATTGCATGCCGATTACTGATCGACCGTTTCAG GCATTGTTGCTTGTTGATAACCATGAAAAATGTGGCGCAGTGATAATATCTGAACGTTGGATTATAACGGCTGCCCATTGCGTTTATGGTTTATCTGCAAAACAAATTACTGTTGCGGTTGGATCTTCGAAAATTGGAGGAATCGATCAGCTTACTTATGCAATCGATACGGTTGTTCTACATGAAAA CTTTATTTCTAACGAGGTGACGATGGAAAATGATATCGCTCTATTGAGGACGATAAATGCTATAGAATACAGTTCCAGGGTGCAACCGGTGCCTTTAAATCGTGTTTCACCGCAGCCAAGCGATGAGACTGTGGTTTCGGGATTCGGTGTGACGAATATTAACAAGAGCGTAACGTCAAATTACCTGATGGCCGTTGGTGGTAAAGTGATTGAGAGGAATGCGTGCAGATCCTTACTGAAGAACGCCGAGCCCCAATTGGTATTATCAAACGGGAGTTTTTGCGCAGGAGTTTTGAACGGGGGAAAGGATTCATGCCAGGGAGATAGCGGTGGTCCGCTTACGATTA GCAATGTCTTGGCGGGTGTAGTGTCCTGGGGTTTTGGCTGTGGGCAAGTAATGATGCCCGGTATTTACACGGACGTGTCATATTACTTTGATtggattttggaaaatatgaACTCTGCCTCGGTGGACAAGTGA
- the LOC124296691 gene encoding trypsin delta-like produces MLLLLPLVLNSVGTLASGFQGLEVRIVGGQVASITNRPFQILIYRKTPKFTIPGCGGAIITRRWVVTAAHCIARVAVNETLIRAGSDDIDNDEGAVWYSVSRTVIHNEFNGIEWAMTHDIAMLMTASNIVFGPTVAPIPVRTKSPRPSTPALVSGFGVVSEGDETMSKKMRQVWVTVLDHDQCIKLLDNVTKALQVSDTHFCAAYLQGGRDACQGDSGGPITIGNSLAGIVSWGFGCAKKMVPAFYTDVSQFVPWMRNVTKKYYNPVTQ; encoded by the exons ATGCTACTGTTACTACCTCTCGTTTTGAACAGCGTTGGAACGTTAGCTTCTGGTTTTCAAGGATTGGAGGTGAGGATCGTTGGTGGACAAGTAGCATCGATTACTAATCGTCCCTTTCAA ATATTGATTTACCGCAAAACTCCTAAATTCACGATTCCTGGCTGCGGGGGTGCCATCATTACTCGTCGTTGGGTGGTGACAGCAGCTCACTGCATCGCTCGAGTAGCTGTTAACGAGACGCTCATCCGAGCAGGGTCAGACGACATCGATAATGACGAGGGTGCGGTGTGGTATAGCGTTTCAAGGACCGTTATCCACAACGA ATTCAATGGCATTGAGTGGGCAATGACCCACGATATCGCGATGCTGATGACAGCTTCAAACATCGTATTCGGTCCAACAGTAGCACCTATTCCAGTGCGGACAAAAAGCCCCAGACCATCGACTCCGGCCCTCGTTTCAGGTTTCGGTGTCGTTTCGGAGGGCGATGAGACTATGTCTAAGAAAATGAGACAGGTCTGGGTGACTGTGCTCGATCATGATCAGTGCATAAAGCTTCTTGACAATGTTACGAAAGCGCTGCAAGTTAGCGACACGCATTTTTGCGCCGCGTACTTACAAGGGGGCCGAGACGCCTGTCAGGGAGACAGTGGTGGTCCTATAACGATAG GTAATTCTTTGGCCGGTATCGTATCCTGGGGGTTTGGATGCGCCAAAAAAATGGTACCAGCATTTTACACTGACGTGTCCCAGTTTGTTCCTTGGATGAGGAATGTTACCAAGAAATATTATAATCCGGTTACCCAATGA
- the LOC124310288 gene encoding pupal cuticle protein 20-like: protein MKTITSVALLALIGTCYTARLENTYLPPGGASGSGGAGFIQAPNRGTSGGSSGPGGNGAGGSGGGNRFAGSGGGRPGGNAGGGGGGGYGGGSGSGSGGGSGGGGGGGRGTGSGGGGGGGEVGINSFQNENNGDGSYQFSYETANGISVQESGQLQGEAESVSGSFSFTGDDGAQYTVTYTADADGFHPEGAHLPTAPPIPPEIQRGIELSLAAEARGENQDGGDGGGNSGGGGGGGGGGGGGSGRGGGSGNGGGGGGGSGPNSLYQGPNSYQASPNGGYKY, encoded by the exons ATGAAAACC ATCACGTCGGTTGCGCTACTCGCGCTAATCGGTACCTGCTACACCGCGCGTCTCGAAAACACTTACCTACCACCGGGCGGCGCGTCAGGTTCCGGTGGCGCAGGGTTCATTCAAGCACCGAATCGAGGAACATCCGGAGGATCGAGTGGTCCAGGAGGAAACGGCGCCGGTGGAAGTGGGGGCGGTAACAGATTTGCCGGAAGCGGTGGAGGACGTCCTGGTGGCAACGCTGGCGGCGGTGGAGGCGGCGGATACGGCGGTG GAAGTGGTAGCGGCAGCGGCGGTGGCTCCGGAGGGGGTGGAGGCGGAGGTCGTGGTACTGGATCAGGTGGCGGTGGCGGCGGTGGGGAAGTCGGGATTAATTCGTTCCAGAACGAGAACAACGGGGATGGAAGCTATCAGTTCAGCTACGAAACGGCGAATGGAATAAGTGTCCAAGAATCTGGCCAGCTTCAGG GTGAGGCCGAGTCGGTGAGCGGATCATTTTCTTTCACCGGTGATGACGGAGCCCAATATACCGTGACGTACACCGCTGACGCAGACGGTTTTCACCCTGAGGGTGCGCATCTTCCAACGGCGCCGCCAATACCGCCAGAAATTCAACGCGGTATCGAATTGTCGTTAGCTGCAGAAGCTCGAGGCGAGAATCAGGACGGTGGTGACGGAGGCGGAAACAgcggcggtggtggtggtggtggtggtgggggTG GCGGTGGTTCAGGTCGTGGAGGCGGATCCGGAAACGGTGGAGGCGGTGGTGGAGGCAGTGGACCCAACTCTTTGTACCAGGGGCCAAACTCTTACCAGGCAAGCCCCAACGGTGGATACAAATATTAG